Below is a window of Arabidopsis thaliana chromosome 2, partial sequence DNA.
GTAAGTGATTCCAACTTCTTCAATATTGCTGCAAGGCTGCATGCACCGAAATAGTAAGTGATTCCAAATTTGTTTCCAAAATAGTTATTGTCAAAACCAACCCCGTGTAAGGTTTGGAGGTACACACAAAAAATCTACTCGACGTGGAGCGACCAGTGatcattgaatcaaaaatGCAACCTACCCACTATTGTTTTGGTAACTAACTATATTAGATCATTTTTACCATAAAATGGATTTCGAAATTaacagagaaaatgagaacttTTTCACCCAAgttgctgcttcttcttttacttgttttaaGACATCATGCTGAATCTGGCTCTATCGTCAAGTTTCTTCCCGGTTTTGAAGGCCCTCTTCCTTTCGAACTTGAAACCGGGTTTgtataattttctctttttttccttatcaATCCAAATATGTGTTTTAGTTCGTCGGGTAATCATAATGGAGTGAAGAGAGATATTTGAAGAATTGTGTATTGTTCTCATAATAATGAAGGTTATGCACTTATGCTTATGATACATATATTCTTATAGCAGAAATATTTCTTAGAGTTATacaaaaatttcttaatatattcACACAATATTTATGATACCTTTTGACATCTtctataaatcatttttctgaaTAAAGGTACATCGGtattggtgaagaagaaggatattGAATTTGAGAAAAGGAATTGATCATGGACACACTTGTATTCTGCATGTGATAGTTTTAATCAATATACCTTTAGGGATTCTGAATATCAAACTAATAAATCATGAAAAGAATATCATTTCGTTTATGTTAAAGGGGTTCTGAAAAGAATAccattttagatatttttcaaAACTCCTTAAAAGCTTACTTATGCACCACGGCTTATGCAGGGCTACCACAGTACACTAGCTAAATATTGGGCCAATGACGAGAGGGTACGTGAAGCTCTTCAAATAAGAAAGGTATATGACATTAATTTTGTCGAGGGAAATAAATAATGTCAATATCATTTAAAGATCAATGACACATCATCATTAGAGAGCATATGAaaagttaatatatgttcaacCATTACTTGCATATTAAATCAGTTAATATGAATTTATTGATATAAAAagtcacaaaacaaaaacatataatattttttttgaatctaatccaaaaatatttaaaatgtaaaaaataataatacaagattttaatttattttacatcttcatttcttttctaaatgttttaattatcATTCTTGCCATCTCTTTTATACttcaatttatattaattagttaGTTACAATGTATATTTATTGTATAGGTTCGAGGAATTTGAAGTATTTTCTATTGTATATGGTATAAGATACCAAAGGACACAAGTCTAATCGCATGTGCTCTTCTCGTTTGGTTAAAAATCGCtgtgattgtttttttactaaaaatcaAGCTAGATGTCATATTAGGAACTATATGTTAATAACTTCATATTGCGGCCATTGTTACGTAGGTGTTGGAAATAGACATTTTTGTTATACAATCACTagacatttttcttcttcatcttttttttttttgacttaCATGaatataacttataagttCTTACTTCATAAATTAGGGTCATAAGAGTGAGCAGATGTTGTTTGATATAACTGGATATCTTCTATATATGATTACAGGGAAGTATAGGAAAATGGATACGATGTAATTCGAATATACATTACGATGACGACATTATTAGCAGCATACCATATCATATGAATAACAGCATCAACGGATACCGATCTCTTATTTACAGGTTTGAttaaaattacattttaaagAATCGATCTAGTTCTCTATACAAACTATGCGGTTTTTGGTAAACAGTGGTGATCACGATATGGAGGTACCTTTCCTTGCAACTGAAGCTTGGATAAGATCTCTTAATTATCCTATTATTGATGATTGGAGGCCTTGGATAATAAACAATCAGATTGCTGGGTGAataatttttacaatttttttttttgcttctttattCATTAACTCAGTCGAATCATGAGCTCATTAGTCATTTTGAAATCCCTCTTACGATTTTCTTGGACAGATACACGATGACCTATGCCAATAAGATGACATATGCTACTATCAaggcaagtttttttttttgttcttactcttaatgttttttattacacaaatcattttgtttctcagtAACTGTTTTGAGGGGTTTACTATAGGGAGGTGGACACACTGCAGAGTATAAACCAGCGGAGAGCTTTATCATGTTCCAACGATGGATCAGTGGCCAGCCTCTGTAATAATAAGAGATGATGATGCCCTATGccaatgaaaaagaaatatttgtagcatcaacttttatatatatatatatatatatatatatatatgtttacaaTTTAATCTACTACAATATTGTAAAAGAAGATCatctttaagaaataaaaatatttttaaaatgggctctcaacaaaacaaaactgtgTAAGTCCAAACGTCtcataaataattaatcataATATTCATGTCTCCAATCAAATAAACCTGAGGGAGATGGAAGAGATCGATGTTTCCAAAGGCATACTCGACAACTATGCTTTcgattttatcaaaaaaaaactatatttttgtggatgttataagttttctttcagATCATAATCATTGAGTTCTTGGGCACATTTGCAAGCACCACACCTCTTACAATAGTCCAATGTTTCTTGAGCATATTTGGCTTCTTGGGCATGCCGATCGCTGCGGGCTAGAAGAAAATACCCGTGTGATCGAAGACACAATGCCGATAACAACCTTGCTCTTGTAGGACATAAATTCCTTGACACATGCAAAAGTTTTACAAAGCTTTTGCCTTTTTGTATATcccctttttattttacattgtTGACCAAATTTGAGTCAAATAGGCTAATGACAATTAATCTACTcatcaattcttttttctttgttcttgaaaTGAATCCATTTTATCaagaatgaaaacaaaaatttgaactaaACCGAGACTTGCCGAAAAACGGTTAAGTCATCATTAATAAACAACGCAGGAAGtggatcatatttttttttttttaaatgtaaaatttattcatcAAAAAAGATCATAGTTACAATTAGTCTGTTCATTTCGTCGCCGCGGGTACCTGCGGCCACTAAACAAACAGACTATATATGCATCTATGATCATCTTAATGTCTTTGATGAGTTTGGCTTGGTATTTCGGTAATTCACCGTGTCTCCACTGGTTTTGTTCTCGTCAGATTGTGTAGATAGTGGCTTGAAAGGCGTATCGCAAAATGAAACAATGGGTGCGACTAATACTAGAATCTGAGATTGCTTTAAGGATATCACCAAACTGGTACGTGTCAGTTGCTGAGATATCCCATGAGTGAGCTTGTACCAAATCTGAGACGTGACATTACATGAGAAGAAGAGGTGATCACGATAAGAAAGTGGATcgtattgtatttttttattccatCCTCTAAAAAAGGGTCAAATGATCATTAAAGAACACCGAAAAAAATGGATcatattgtattttatataccaacctcttgatattttaatcgtttgactctttttttttttttttttggcaaattgCCATCATCGCCTAAGATAACCAGTTTtccaatttttaaaacaattattatacTATCTTTCCGTCGATAAGTTGTAGTTTGTCAGATATTTTGAATTGCAAATCTTGTTTAGTTAACAAAGTCATAAACTACTTTTCTCAAAATCATCTCTTCATTCCTTAGATCCATTATAAAAGTAGAGCGTGTAACATGAAGTAGTTGTGTGCGTGTAACACGAAACAGCTACGTAACACAAGAAGATGTTGATTATAAACTAATAGTCTTGGGATTAtaatcttttattaatttatcgatataCTAAttgttctaaaaaaataatttaggatcgaagaaatatataaatttattaaggtATTAATTCATCCAATATGATTTCAAAGATCCTCAATATAACCTACTCCTACATGTGACTATTCAACAAAACGTCTGGAAACCTCtattattgataatatatgGTCCTACATATGACTATTCAATAAAACGCCAGCAAGCCTCAATTATtggtaattaattaactaattgaACTCTACATGTgataattatcttttttttttttttttggattaaagATATAAAGATCCTTGTATCCTAAGATGACTCAATCTTTAGAAACTAAGAGAGAATGGAATTAACACTAAAATTGCTGGTTCTGCTTCTGTTTATCTTAAATCATCATGTTGGTTCTGGCTCTATCGTCAAGTTTCTTCCCGGTTTTGAAGGCCCTCTTCCTTTCGAACTTGAAACCGGGTTTGTTAGTTCTCTCTTTTGCAACAATGTGTTTTGAGTTTGGAGTTTGTAATTAGTCATTCTTTTGACTAAAGGTACATTGGTATtggtgaggaagaggaagtgcAATTGTTCTATTATTTCATCAAATCTGAGAGAAATCCAAAAGAAgaccctcttcttctctggttAAGTGGAGGACCTGGATGTTCTTCTATCACTGGCCTTCTTTTCCAGAATGgtaaatctctattttttgcTCTTGCTTTAAGGATTATTTTCAAAGGATTGCTTAAAGtgggttaaaaaaaaattaagaccttggtttcttgatttcttaGGACCTTTGGCTTTGAAGTCCGAGGTTTACAATGGAAGTGTTCCTTCTTTGGTCTCTACTACATATTCGTGGACTAAGGTAGAAGAAAGTATGTTCATATGTTAAATTGTTAATGACAAAACACAATGATCtatcaaattttttgattatttattcaGACGGCGAACATAATATTCTTGGATCAACCTGTTGGAGCTGGCTTCTCCTACTCAAGAGCTCCACTTATTGATACACCTACTGACACAGGAGAAGTTAAGAGGATTCATGAGTTTCTCCAAAAGGTAAACACGTAACTTAATTTGTCATCTCAAAGCATTTGTCATTTTGTCTCTTTGCATTAACGCGCTTGTGTATGTTGTAATTCGTGAATACTTAATAATCCCTTCGTTCGGTAcggtttaatatttttaacacaaattaataaaaaattaaattatttgttttactaccttttattaatatgttttacaaaaaaaatcattagttaacaaagatatatattttattataaatctatattgaaaatctaaaacgttactttttgtgaaacaaattttaagttaGAAAAGGACACTTCAGCTAAAATGTATTTGAACTcactaaaacattttgtttcgTTTAGCCTTCAAATCTTCCCAAATTATTTTAACACCAAccttaagaatttttttttgttcctttttagTGGCTAAGCAAGCATCCACAGTTTTCTTCCAACCATTTTTATGCTGGCGGAGATTCTTATTCCGGTATGATTGTTCCGGCCCTCGTTCAAGAAATCTCGAAAGGTATCATCACATACTTTTATTTGAATATCGTTTAACCGTGCTCTTTAAAATAACACACTATGATGCAggaaattatatatgttgcaACCCTCCTATAAATCTAAAGGTAATTGCAATTTAAATGCTCTTTGTAATTTCGTAagtatattgatttttaaaaagtttcgaTCAACTAAAAATCACTaggatatttttttgtacACTAGAAACTGATAGTTATGTGTcgacaaaataaaagagattgataattgtgtatatatataatatgtttttgttaagttgataattaatattattcttaccAAAAACAGGGTTATGTACTCGGGAACCCGATAACGCACGAAGACGACCCAAACTATCGCATTCCATTTTCTCATGGAATGGCACTAATTTCAGATGAACTATACGAGGTATGAAATATGTGGCATGCTTAAATTCGACTAGTCTTGTTATCCTTGGCATTT
It encodes the following:
- a CDS encoding alpha/beta-Hydrolases superfamily protein (alpha/beta-Hydrolases superfamily protein; FUNCTIONS IN: serine-type carboxypeptidase activity; INVOLVED IN: proteolysis; LOCATED IN: endomembrane system; EXPRESSED IN: petal, leaf whorl, sepal, flower, carpel; EXPRESSED DURING: petal differentiation and expansion stage; CONTAINS InterPro DOMAIN/s: Peptidase S10, serine carboxypeptidase (InterPro:IPR001563); BEST Arabidopsis thaliana protein match is: sinapoylglucose 1 (TAIR:AT2G22990.5); Has 1608 Blast hits to 1423 proteins in 125 species: Archae - 0; Bacteria - 4; Metazoa - 175; Fungi - 63; Plants - 1275; Viruses - 0; Other Eukaryotes - 91 (source: NCBI BLink).) encodes the protein MRTFSPKLLLLLLLVLRHHAESGSIVKFLPGFEGPLPFELETGYIGIAKYWANDERVREALQIRKGSIGKWIRCNSNIHYDDDIISSIPYHMNNSINGYRSLIYSGDHDMEVPFLATEAWIRSLNYPIIDDWRPWIINNQIAGYTMTYANKMTYATIKGGGHTAEYKPAESFIMFQRWISGQPL
- the SCPL11 gene encoding serine carboxypeptidase-like 11 (serine carboxypeptidase-like 11 (SCPL11); FUNCTIONS IN: serine-type carboxypeptidase activity; INVOLVED IN: proteolysis; LOCATED IN: plant-type cell wall; EXPRESSED IN: 22 plant structures; EXPRESSED DURING: 13 growth stages; CONTAINS InterPro DOMAIN/s: Peptidase S10, serine carboxypeptidase (InterPro:IPR001563); BEST Arabidopsis thaliana protein match is: serine carboxypeptidase-like 12 (TAIR:AT2G22920.2); Has 35333 Blast hits to 34131 proteins in 2444 species: Archae - 798; Bacteria - 22429; Metazoa - 974; Fungi - 991; Plants - 531; Viruses - 0; Other Eukaryotes - 9610 (source: NCBI BLink).) codes for the protein MELTLKLLVLLLFILNHHVGSGSIVKFLPGFEGPLPFELETGYIGIGEEEEVQLFYYFIKSERNPKEDPLLLWLSGGPGCSSITGLLFQNGPLALKSEVYNGSVPSLVSTTYSWTKTANIIFLDQPVGAGFSYSRAPLIDTPTDTGEVKRIHEFLQKWLSKHPQFSSNHFYAGGDSYSGMIVPALVQEISKGNYICCNPPINLKGYVLGNPITHEDDPNYRIPFSHGMALISDELYESIREACKGNYFNVDPRNTKCLKLVEEFHKCTDKLNEFHILSPDCDTASPDCYLYPFYLISFWANDESVRDALHVNKVYAINNV
- the SCPL11 gene encoding serine carboxypeptidase-like 11 (serine carboxypeptidase-like 11 (SCPL11); FUNCTIONS IN: serine-type carboxypeptidase activity; INVOLVED IN: proteolysis; LOCATED IN: plant-type cell wall; EXPRESSED IN: 22 plant structures; EXPRESSED DURING: 13 growth stages; CONTAINS InterPro DOMAIN/s: Peptidase S10, serine carboxypeptidase (InterPro:IPR001563); BEST Arabidopsis thaliana protein match is: serine carboxypeptidase-like 12 (TAIR:AT2G22920.2); Has 3892 Blast hits to 3798 proteins in 426 species: Archae - 0; Bacteria - 404; Metazoa - 645; Fungi - 842; Plants - 1574; Viruses - 0; Other Eukaryotes - 427 (source: NCBI BLink).), with translation MELTLKLLVLLLFILNHHVGSGSIVKFLPGFEGPLPFELETGYIGIGEEEEVQLFYYFIKSERNPKEDPLLLWLSGGPGCSSITGLLFQNGPLALKSEVYNGSVPSLVSTTYSWTKTANIIFLDQPVGAGFSYSRAPLIDTPTDTGEVKRIHEFLQKWLSKHPQFSSNHFYAGGDSYSGMIVPALVQEISKGNYICCNPPINLKGYVLGNPITHEDDPNYRIPFSHGMALISDELYESIREACKGNYFNVDPRNTKCLKLVEEFHKCTDKLNEFHILSPDCDTASPDCYLYPFYLISFWANDESVRDALHVNKRSIGKWERCNYLSKPYNKDIKSSVPYHMNNSVSGYRSLIYSGDHDLVVPFLATQAWIKSLNYSIIDEWRPWMIRDQITGYTRTYSNKMTFATVKGSGHTAENKPQESFIMFRRWINGQPL
- the SCPL11 gene encoding serine carboxypeptidase-like 11, which encodes MELTLKLLVLLLFILNHHVGSGSIVKFLPGFEGPLPFELETGYIGIGEEEEVQLFYYFIKSERNPKEDPLLLWLSGGPGCSSITGLLFQNGPLALKSEVYNGSVPSLVSTTYSWTKTANIIFLDQPVGAGFSYSRAPLIDTPTDTGEVKRIHEFLQKWLSKHPQFSSNHFYAGGDSYSGMIVPALVQEISKGNYICCNPPINLKGYVLGNPITHEDDPNYRIPFSHGMALISDELYESIREACKGNYFNVDPRNTKCLKLVEEFHKCTDKLNEFHILSPDCDTASPDCYLYPFYLISFWANDESVRDALHVNKRSIGKWERCNYLSKPYNKDIKSSVPYHMNNSVSGYRSLIYSGDHDLVVPFLATQAWIKSLNYSIIDEWRPWMIRDQITGYTRTYSNKMTFATVKASLLVSI
- the SCPL11 gene encoding serine carboxypeptidase-like 11 (serine carboxypeptidase-like 11 (SCPL11); FUNCTIONS IN: serine-type carboxypeptidase activity; INVOLVED IN: proteolysis; LOCATED IN: plant-type cell wall; EXPRESSED IN: 22 plant structures; EXPRESSED DURING: 13 growth stages; CONTAINS InterPro DOMAIN/s: Peptidase S10, serine carboxypeptidase (InterPro:IPR001563); BEST Arabidopsis thaliana protein match is: serine carboxypeptidase-like 12 (TAIR:AT2G22920.2); Has 3900 Blast hits to 3815 proteins in 421 species: Archae - 0; Bacteria - 404; Metazoa - 629; Fungi - 816; Plants - 1557; Viruses - 0; Other Eukaryotes - 494 (source: NCBI BLink).) is translated as MELTLKLLVLLLFILNHHVGSGSIVKFLPGFEGPLPFELETGYIGIGEEEEVQLFYYFIKSERNPKEDPLLLWLSGGPGCSSITGLLFQNGPLALKSEVYNGSVPSLVSTTYSWTKTANIIFLDQPVGAGFSYSRAPLIDTPTDTGEVKRIHEFLQKWLSKHPQFSSNHFYAGGDSYSGMIVPALVQEISKGNYICCNPPINLKGYVLGNPITHEDDPNYRIPFSHGMALISDELYESIREACKGNYFNVDPRNTKCLKLVEEFHKCTDKLNEFHILSPDCDTASPDCYLYPFYLISFWANDESVRDALHVNKRSIGKWERCNYLSKPYNKDIKSSVPYHMNNSVSGYRSLIYSGDHDLVVPFLATQAWIKSLNYSIIDEWRPWMIRDQITGYTRTYSNKMTFATVKAMGTQRRINHKRVLSCFEGGLMANLCKNYNYELSTM